In Kordiimonas sp. SCSIO 12610, the following are encoded in one genomic region:
- the nadB gene encoding L-aspartate oxidase, whose protein sequence is MRRTYDIVIVGSGAAGLTAALKLSQYARVAVLSKGSMDGGSTKWAQGGIAAVLEATDSLTSHIEDTLIAGADMCDKDAVQFVVERGRNAIEDLINLGVAFDKASHQNEDGYDYHLTREGGHSHRRIIHAADATGMAVQKTLNERVKEEHNIDVFEHHAAIDVITNKHLTKPGSYNDHAHGVYALNIKKNRVETFSARATIIATGGSSRVYLYSSNPDASTGDGIAMAWRAGCRVTNMEFNQFHPTCLYHPDAKTFLITEAMRGEGAYLTHKDGTRFMPAYDERAELAPRDIVARAIDNEMKRLGVECVWLDITHKDADFIVSHFPNIYRHCLKLGIDITTNPIPVVPAAHYTCGGIQVDLKARTDLNGLYAIGECAHTGLHGANRMASNSLLECLVFGRAAAEDILETIEDLPPAAIARNWDESQVTDSDEEIVVSHNWKELRQFMWDYVGIVRTDKRLERAKRRVDLLNIEIQEYYGNFRVTPNLLEMRNLLTVADLIVRSALLRKESRGLHYTADYTDLLEKTSDTVLIPFGRAVSDRVA, encoded by the coding sequence GCGGCGCTGCAGGGCTGACCGCAGCACTGAAATTATCACAATATGCCCGCGTTGCCGTTCTGTCCAAAGGGTCAATGGATGGTGGTTCAACCAAATGGGCACAAGGCGGCATTGCTGCAGTGCTGGAAGCAACCGACTCGCTCACAAGCCATATTGAAGACACGCTGATCGCAGGCGCAGATATGTGCGACAAAGACGCGGTTCAGTTCGTTGTAGAACGTGGTCGAAACGCCATAGAAGACCTGATTAACCTCGGTGTCGCCTTTGATAAAGCCTCCCATCAGAATGAAGACGGGTACGATTATCATCTGACGCGCGAAGGGGGCCACAGCCATAGACGGATCATTCACGCCGCGGATGCCACAGGTATGGCAGTTCAGAAAACATTGAATGAACGAGTTAAAGAAGAACATAATATCGATGTTTTCGAGCATCACGCGGCAATCGACGTCATTACGAATAAACATCTTACAAAGCCTGGTTCCTATAACGATCATGCGCACGGCGTGTATGCTTTAAATATCAAAAAAAATCGGGTTGAAACCTTTTCTGCACGCGCAACCATCATCGCCACTGGCGGCTCGAGCCGCGTCTATCTTTATAGCTCCAACCCGGATGCGAGCACCGGCGATGGTATAGCCATGGCATGGCGGGCAGGGTGCCGCGTTACAAATATGGAATTTAACCAGTTTCATCCCACATGCCTGTATCATCCGGATGCAAAAACCTTCTTGATAACTGAAGCCATGCGCGGCGAAGGTGCGTACCTTACACACAAGGACGGTACCCGCTTTATGCCTGCGTATGATGAACGTGCTGAACTGGCGCCGCGCGATATTGTTGCCCGCGCTATCGACAATGAAATGAAGCGCCTTGGTGTTGAATGTGTTTGGCTTGATATTACACACAAAGATGCCGATTTCATCGTATCGCATTTCCCAAACATCTATCGTCACTGCCTAAAACTGGGTATAGACATCACAACCAACCCAATTCCAGTGGTGCCTGCCGCTCATTACACGTGTGGTGGCATCCAGGTTGACCTTAAGGCACGAACTGACTTGAACGGCCTTTATGCAATTGGTGAATGCGCGCACACAGGATTGCACGGTGCGAATCGCATGGCTTCCAATAGTCTTCTAGAGTGCCTGGTTTTTGGCAGAGCCGCGGCGGAAGATATTTTAGAAACAATAGAAGATTTACCGCCCGCCGCAATTGCGAGAAACTGGGACGAAAGTCAGGTGACCGATTCGGACGAGGAAATTGTCGTCAGCCATAACTGGAAAGAACTTCGGCAGTTTATGTGGGACTATGTCGGAATTGTTCGTACTGATAAACGCTTAGAGCGCGCGAAACGGCGCGTAGACCTCTTGAATATTGAAATCCAAGAATATTATGGAAATTTCCGGGTAACACCAAACCTGCTTGAAATGCGTAACCTGTTAACTGTAGCGGATTTGATCGTTCGCTCTGCACTCCTTAGAAAAGAATCACGAGGCCTGCATTACACCGCCGATTATACTGACCTTTTAGAAAAAACATCGGATACAGTCTTGATACCGTTTGGTCGGGCAGTATCAGACCGGGTGGCCTAA